A window of the Planococcus citri chromosome 4, ihPlaCitr1.1, whole genome shotgun sequence genome harbors these coding sequences:
- the LOC135843126 gene encoding aminomethyltransferase, mitochondrial gives MKSNRVIREVVKCACAKREFNTLAVAPHRLRRPLSTSPQTKPKPVEEVQKTSLYDLHVNRNGKMVNFAGFYLPIQYEDASISASHLHTRTNCSIFDVSHMLQSYVRGKHAVEFIESLCVTDVANMKPGRSALSLYINDANGGIIDDLIVTKISDDTLYIVSNASRTTVDKELLLDRLQWFKSNGKDVHVEFLDSSEQSLIAVQGPKTASILQPYVDVDMENLYFMTSTVANISGVENCRITRCGYTGEDGVEISVPSKHAEEIVNTLLQNELVKLAGLGARDTLRLEAGLCLHGNDIDETTTPVEAGLTWTIGKRRKTDLDFPGNSIIMHQIRNGTYKKRIGLIKVGGAPARQGSKIIGFDDEVVGLVTSGCPAPSLGINVAMGYVQTAYAKSKTDIRVNIRDNLHNATVSKMPFVEAKYFTKPKTPK, from the exons atgaaatccAACCGAGTGATACGTGAAGTTGTAAAATGCGCTTGTGCTAAACGTGAATTTAATACTTTGGCTGTGGCACCTCATAGATTAA GACGCCCTTTATCAACGTCGCCTCAAACGAAGCCTAAACCTGTCGAAGAAGTGCAGAAAACCAGTTTGTATGATTTGCACGTGAATCGAAATggaaaaatggtcaatttcgCTGGATTCTATTTACCCATTCAGTATGAAGATGCCAGTATAAGTGCTTCTCATTTGCATACGAGAACCAATTGCTCTATTTTCGACGTCTCTCACATGCTGCAGAGCTACGTTCGAGGCAAACATGCTGTGGAATTTATCGAATCTTTATGTGTGACCGATGTTGCTA ACATGAAACCAGGCCGAAGTGCCCTCAGTTTATACATTAACGATGCCAACGGTGGTATTATCGACGACCTTATCGTGACCAAAATCTCAGACGACACTTTATACATCGTATCCAATGCTTCCAGAACAACCGTCGACAAAGAATTACTGCTCGATAGACTG caatgGTTCAAATCAAATGGCAAAGATGTCCACGTCGAATTCCTAGATTCATCGGAACAATCCTTGATCGCCGTCCAAGGACCTAAGACTGCGAGCATTTTACAACCCTACGTAGATGTTGATATGGAAAATCTGTATTTTATGACGAGCACTGTAGCCAATATATCAGGAGTAGAAAATTGTCGCATTACCAGGTGTGGATACACTGGTGAAGATGGTGTGGAGATATCTGTCCCTTCCAAACATGCGGAGGAAATTGTAAATACGCTGTTGCAAAATGAACTTGTCAAATTGGCCGGATTAGGAGCTAGAGATACTCTTAG GCTTGAGGCTGGATTATGTTTGCATGGAAACGATATCGATGAAACGACCACTCCCGTTGAAGCAGGACTCACTTGGACTATCG GTAAAAGACGAAAAACAGATCTCGATTTCCCTGGTAACTCGATAATAATGCATCAAATTCGAAATGGAACTTATAAAAAACGTATCGGTCTGATCAAAGTTGGAGGTGCTCCGGCTCGTCAAGGTTCCAAGATAATCGGATTCGACGACGAAGTAGTAGGATTAGTTACCAGCGGCTGCCCAGCTCCATCTTTGGGTATTAATGTAGCCATGGGATATGTTCAAACAGCCTATGCTAAATCAAAAACCGATATAAGAGTGAATATTCGAGATAATTTGCACAACGCTACTGTTTCTAAGATGCCTTTTGTCGAGGCTAAATATTTCACGAAACCTAAAAcacctaaataa
- the LOC135843580 gene encoding uncharacterized protein LOC135843580 isoform X1, with amino-acid sequence MPETSENAEKLKALSTRKSRLRSSLTRSMSYVSEKLATADFNEVKVKLTMVEDIYKNYLALLDEFDNFEVPDLDPFIEKFEDDYIAIKGKLESSIEKFSNSSAVPGFKRQCTTESGGSGSCCSSSKATIKLPKLELKKYGGNLLEFESFWSSFNSAVHNTDLEATDKFTYLRNNLVGEAELLLKGMGTTAANYPIAYEMVKKKFGNKKKLIDLLYDNLTKIPKSNKWTKNLRNTYDNIESNLHALEGVGENIQNNTILYSMIMKKFPFDIIMKADLDVASNDLSELRQKVGELIWKQEQYCGTTESLITGDRKPSKKCIYCGETSHYSDECSKITTLEDRRKKLNGRCIICLNPGHLAKDCTVNKPCVHCKKRRSHHRSLCIKLFSKEVSNPEPTESLLMKDQEGNLLAATINVGNESRVQKVTSILDSGSRRSYITTRLADKLKLKPLHYETIRISTICSEAPREISTKVVSLDIFTNDGEKIKITANTIPKIINRINHHDIKLDSRFKKFKLAEVDKNLVPELLIGNDYMFDFMVMEKVIIDDSTSLINSKFGWLVGRPHMVERDGSCLAKGNEFTI; translated from the exons atgccgGAAACCAGCGAAAATGCCGAAAAGCTAAAAGCGTTATCCACCCGAAAGTCCAGACTTCGTTCTTCACTGACTAGAAGTATGTCATACGTAAGTGAGAAGCTGGCGACGGCAGATTTTAACGAAGTTAAAGTGAAATTGACAATGGTCGAAGAtatatataaaaattatcttGCTTTACTTGACGAATTCGACAACTTCGAAGTTCCGGATCTGGACCCTTTCATAGAAAAATTCGAAGATGACTACATCGCCATTAAAGGTAAATTAGAAAGCAGtatcgaaaaattctctaatAGCAGTGCTGTTCCAGGTTTTAAAAGACAGTGTACAACTGAATCTGGTGGTAGCGGTAGTTGTTGTTCTTCTTCAAAAGCTACGATTAAGTTACCAAAGTTGGAGTTGAAGAAATATGGTGGTAATCTACTTGAATTCGAATCGTTTTGGTCTTCGTTCAACTCAGCTGTACATAATACTGATTTAGAAGCAACTGATAAATTTACGTACTTGAGAAATAACCTGGTAGGCGAAGCTGAATTATTGTTGAAAGGTATGGGTACCACTGCTGCAAACTATCCAATCGCATacgaaatggtaaaaaagaagtttggtaataaaaagaaattaattgatttattatacgataatttaacgaaaattccaaaaagtaataaatggactaaaaatttgcgaaatactTACGATAATATTGAATCGAATTTACATGCTTTAGAAGGTGTaggtgaaaatattcaaaacaacaCCATACTGTACTCGATGATTATGAAGAAGTTTCCATTTGATATAATTATGAAAGCCGATTTGGATGTTGCAAGTAACGATTTATCCGAATTGAGGCAGAAAGTTGGCGAATTGATATGGAAACAAGAGCAATATTGTG gtactaCAGAGAGCTTGATAACTGGTGATAGAAAACCGagtaaaaaatgtatctattgCGGTGAAACGTCACATTATTCCGATGAATGCAGCAAAATAACGACATTGGAAGACCGAAGAAAGAAATTGAATGGTCGTTGCATCATTTGTTTGAATCCTGGTCATCTCGCTAAAGACTGTACGGTAAACAAACCATGTGTACATTGTAAGAAACGTCGTAGTCATCATCGTAGTTtatgtattaaattattttcaaaagaagttaGTAATCCTGAACCAACTGAATCTTTACTAATGAAAGATCAAGAAGGTAACCTGTTAGCAGCCACAATCAACGTTGGTAATGAAAGTCGTGTTCAGAAAGTTACCTCAATTCTGGATAGCGGTTCAAGAAGATCGTACATTACTACGAGGTTGGctgataaattaaaattgaagccTCTTCATTATGAAACGATTAGAATTTCTACGATTTGTTCCGAAGCTCCtcgagaaatttcaaccaaGGTCGTTAGtttagatatttttacaaatgatggtgaaaaaataaaaatcactgcaAATACGATACCTAAAATTATTAATCGAATAAATCACCACGATATTAAGTTAGATTCCAGATTCAAGAAATTCAAGCTCgctgaagttgataaaaatcttgtACCTGAACTCCTGATTGGAAATGACTACATGTTCGATTTTATGGTCATGGAAAAAGTAATTATTGATGATTCAACTTCGTTaatcaattcgaaatttggATGGCTGGTGGGAAGGCCCCACATGGTTGAAAGAGATGGAAGTTGCTTGGCCAAAGGCaatgaatttacaatttga
- the LOC135843580 gene encoding uncharacterized protein LOC135843580 isoform X3, with protein sequence MPETSENAEKLKALSTRKSRLRSSLTRSMSYVSEKLATADFNEVKVKLTMVEDIYKNYLALLDEFDNFEVPDLDPFIEKFEDDYIAIKGKLESSIEKFSNSSAVPGFKRQCTTESGGSGSCCSSSKATIKLPKLELKKYGGNLLEFESFWSSFNSAVHNTDLEATDKFTYLRNNLVGEAELLLKGMGTTAANYPIAYEMVKKKFGNKKKLIDLLYDNLTKIPKSNKWTKNLRNTYDNIESNLHALEGVGENIQNNTILYSMIMKKFPFDIIMKADLDVASNDLSELRQKVGELIWKQEQYCGTNWSESSDNNPNKKDFFKGTTESLITGDRKPSKKCIYCGETSHYSDECSKITTLEDRRKKLNGRCIICLNPGHLAKDCTLVILNQLNLY encoded by the exons atgccgGAAACCAGCGAAAATGCCGAAAAGCTAAAAGCGTTATCCACCCGAAAGTCCAGACTTCGTTCTTCACTGACTAGAAGTATGTCATACGTAAGTGAGAAGCTGGCGACGGCAGATTTTAACGAAGTTAAAGTGAAATTGACAATGGTCGAAGAtatatataaaaattatcttGCTTTACTTGACGAATTCGACAACTTCGAAGTTCCGGATCTGGACCCTTTCATAGAAAAATTCGAAGATGACTACATCGCCATTAAAGGTAAATTAGAAAGCAGtatcgaaaaattctctaatAGCAGTGCTGTTCCAGGTTTTAAAAGACAGTGTACAACTGAATCTGGTGGTAGCGGTAGTTGTTGTTCTTCTTCAAAAGCTACGATTAAGTTACCAAAGTTGGAGTTGAAGAAATATGGTGGTAATCTACTTGAATTCGAATCGTTTTGGTCTTCGTTCAACTCAGCTGTACATAATACTGATTTAGAAGCAACTGATAAATTTACGTACTTGAGAAATAACCTGGTAGGCGAAGCTGAATTATTGTTGAAAGGTATGGGTACCACTGCTGCAAACTATCCAATCGCATacgaaatggtaaaaaagaagtttggtaataaaaagaaattaattgatttattatacgataatttaacgaaaattccaaaaagtaataaatggactaaaaatttgcgaaatactTACGATAATATTGAATCGAATTTACATGCTTTAGAAGGTGTaggtgaaaatattcaaaacaacaCCATACTGTACTCGATGATTATGAAGAAGTTTCCATTTGATATAATTATGAAAGCCGATTTGGATGTTGCAAGTAACGATTTATCCGAATTGAGGCAGAAAGTTGGCGAATTGATATGGAAACAAGAGCAATATTGTGGTACGAATTGGAGTGAGTCATCCGATAATAATCCtaataaaaaagattttttcaaaggtactaCAGAGAGCTTGATAACTGGTGATAGAAAACCGagtaaaaaatgtatctattgCGGTGAAACGTCACATTATTCCGATGAATGCAGCAAAATAACGACATTGGAAGACCGAAGAAAGAAATTGAATGGTCGTTGCATCATTTGTTTGAATCCTGGTCATCTCGCTAAAGACTGTACG ttaGTAATCCTGAACCAACTGAATCTTTACTAA
- the LOC135843580 gene encoding uncharacterized protein LOC135843580 isoform X2: protein MPETSENAEKLKALSTRKSRLRSSLTRSMSYVSEKLATADFNEVKVKLTMVEDIYKNYLALLDEFDNFEVPDLDPFIEKFEDDYIAIKGKLESSIEKFSNSSAVPGFKRQCTTESGGSGSCCSSSKATIKLPKLELKKYGGNLLEFESFWSSFNSAVHNTDLEATDKFTYLRNNLVGEAELLLKGMGTTAANYPIAYEMVKKKFGNKKKLIDLLYDNLTKIPKSNKWTKNLRNTYDNIESNLHALEGVGENIQNNTILYSMIMKKFPFDIIMKADLDVASNDLSELRQKVGELIWKQEQYCGTNWSESSDNNPNKKDFFKGTTESLITGDRKPSKKCIYCGETSHYSDECSKITTLEDRRKKLNGRCIICLNPGHLAKDCTKLVILNQLNLY, encoded by the exons atgccgGAAACCAGCGAAAATGCCGAAAAGCTAAAAGCGTTATCCACCCGAAAGTCCAGACTTCGTTCTTCACTGACTAGAAGTATGTCATACGTAAGTGAGAAGCTGGCGACGGCAGATTTTAACGAAGTTAAAGTGAAATTGACAATGGTCGAAGAtatatataaaaattatcttGCTTTACTTGACGAATTCGACAACTTCGAAGTTCCGGATCTGGACCCTTTCATAGAAAAATTCGAAGATGACTACATCGCCATTAAAGGTAAATTAGAAAGCAGtatcgaaaaattctctaatAGCAGTGCTGTTCCAGGTTTTAAAAGACAGTGTACAACTGAATCTGGTGGTAGCGGTAGTTGTTGTTCTTCTTCAAAAGCTACGATTAAGTTACCAAAGTTGGAGTTGAAGAAATATGGTGGTAATCTACTTGAATTCGAATCGTTTTGGTCTTCGTTCAACTCAGCTGTACATAATACTGATTTAGAAGCAACTGATAAATTTACGTACTTGAGAAATAACCTGGTAGGCGAAGCTGAATTATTGTTGAAAGGTATGGGTACCACTGCTGCAAACTATCCAATCGCATacgaaatggtaaaaaagaagtttggtaataaaaagaaattaattgatttattatacgataatttaacgaaaattccaaaaagtaataaatggactaaaaatttgcgaaatactTACGATAATATTGAATCGAATTTACATGCTTTAGAAGGTGTaggtgaaaatattcaaaacaacaCCATACTGTACTCGATGATTATGAAGAAGTTTCCATTTGATATAATTATGAAAGCCGATTTGGATGTTGCAAGTAACGATTTATCCGAATTGAGGCAGAAAGTTGGCGAATTGATATGGAAACAAGAGCAATATTGTGGTACGAATTGGAGTGAGTCATCCGATAATAATCCtaataaaaaagattttttcaaaggtactaCAGAGAGCTTGATAACTGGTGATAGAAAACCGagtaaaaaatgtatctattgCGGTGAAACGTCACATTATTCCGATGAATGCAGCAAAATAACGACATTGGAAGACCGAAGAAAGAAATTGAATGGTCGTTGCATCATTTGTTTGAATCCTGGTCATCTCGCTAAAGACTGTACG aagttaGTAATCCTGAACCAACTGAATCTTTACTAA